In Psychrobacter immobilis, a single genomic region encodes these proteins:
- a CDS encoding sensor histidine kinase, protein MKPATNIVSAVTHYLHRDDTLSLPQLRRLGLIYSSYRFAVSLFSLLMVYITAHSDNSLSLPSFLQQTTLSFYFLLSLILLGLFYVVNQQMRRQLAFGLVLDVIILSLLLYTAGAPDLQLTMLYMVVVAASFMLLHGSQALIITLLAIIFVIYQQFFYAIANSMSLANLGDALLMSASFLAVGGLSWSISQRLVQLEKVAASHAKEVERLNVINQEVITQMVNGVIVIDKQHIVLANLAAHQLLSLSHTPSASLYNTSIDTKDTRNNTRSALLSNFQQQLGQQHTQLFKACLSVAAGQSRTFIYDLPAVANASIFGKLRVQIIPLKDDSKLIMLEDLRREQASAQQLKLASLGQLTASIAHEIRNPLAAISQASQLLMEDIIEASVEVDTADNTITTNISNDDMAANHELYQMIFSQTKRVNRIIEDVLKLSRQQTANQQAIILADWMPTFLENYFQGHDVFLHVKTQPTISFDTHQLEQVLINLINNGLRYSSYAHPHAYVEIEIYCADNDVIIDILDAGRGVSTNDLEHLFNPFFTTDQAGTGLGLYLSQAFCEANQTRLLYIPEHEKTCFRLIAPAIGTDTHVNKTEHNVNTTIL, encoded by the coding sequence ATGAAGCCTGCTACTAATATCGTCTCTGCTGTTACTCACTATTTGCATCGTGATGACACGCTATCTCTACCTCAATTGCGCAGGTTGGGGCTTATTTATAGCAGTTACCGCTTTGCTGTTAGTCTGTTTTCTCTACTGATGGTATATATCACCGCTCACTCTGACAACAGCCTCTCTCTACCAAGCTTTTTACAACAAACAACGCTTAGCTTTTATTTCCTGCTTAGCCTTATTTTACTTGGCTTGTTTTATGTCGTTAATCAGCAAATGCGGCGGCAGTTGGCCTTTGGTTTAGTATTAGACGTCATTATATTAAGCTTATTGCTATATACAGCGGGTGCGCCTGATTTACAGTTGACCATGCTATATATGGTAGTGGTCGCAGCGAGTTTTATGTTGCTACACGGCTCGCAAGCCTTAATTATTACCCTACTCGCTATTATTTTTGTCATTTATCAGCAATTCTTTTATGCCATTGCCAATAGTATGAGCTTAGCAAATTTAGGGGATGCATTGCTCATGTCAGCCAGCTTTTTGGCGGTTGGTGGTTTGAGCTGGTCCATCTCACAGCGTTTGGTACAACTTGAAAAAGTAGCAGCGAGTCACGCTAAAGAAGTTGAACGATTAAACGTCATCAACCAAGAAGTCATCACGCAAATGGTCAATGGTGTCATCGTCATCGATAAACAGCATATCGTTTTAGCAAATCTTGCCGCTCACCAATTACTTAGCCTTTCACACACCCCTTCCGCATCATTGTACAACACCTCTATTGATACAAAAGATACTCGAAACAATACTCGCAGTGCACTCTTATCTAACTTTCAGCAGCAGCTTGGTCAACAACATACGCAGCTATTTAAAGCCTGTTTGTCAGTAGCGGCAGGCCAATCACGCACCTTTATTTATGATTTGCCTGCAGTCGCAAACGCTTCCATATTCGGTAAACTGCGCGTACAAATTATTCCATTAAAAGATGACAGTAAACTGATAATGTTAGAGGACTTACGCCGCGAGCAAGCCAGCGCCCAACAATTAAAACTGGCTTCTTTAGGGCAATTGACGGCGAGCATCGCCCATGAAATAAGGAATCCTTTGGCAGCGATATCACAAGCCAGCCAATTATTAATGGAAGATATTATAGAAGCCAGTGTAGAAGTCGATACAGCAGATAATACGATAACGACGAATATCTCAAATGACGATATGGCAGCGAATCATGAGCTTTATCAAATGATATTTTCACAAACAAAACGTGTGAATCGCATTATCGAAGATGTACTAAAACTGTCTCGCCAGCAAACCGCAAACCAGCAAGCGATTATACTGGCAGACTGGATGCCAACATTTTTAGAGAATTACTTTCAAGGACACGATGTTTTTCTACACGTAAAAACACAACCGACCATATCATTCGACACACATCAACTAGAGCAAGTCTTAATCAATTTAATTAACAATGGCTTGCGCTACAGTAGCTACGCCCACCCTCATGCCTATGTGGAAATCGAGATTTATTGTGCGGATAACGATGTTATAATTGATATCTTGGATGCTGGTCGCGGGGTTAGCACCAACGACTTAGAACATTTGTTCAATCCATTTTTTACGACAGATCAAGCAGGGACAGGCTTGGGACTGTATCTATCACAAGCTTTTTGTGAGGCCAACCAAACTCGTTTGCTTTATATTCCTGAACATGAGAAAACCTGTTTTCGCTTGATAGCACCTGCTATTGGTACTGATACTCATGTAAATAAAACTGAACATAATGTTAATACCACTATTTTATAA
- a CDS encoding serine hydrolase, with the protein MKQLPLTKQQLIAAMISLSLGSVAQAALTINGSADTSSSARMSWGGADSLSEARNIMYKSKGSAIKKVDSGNGTTSITNANSFGSSNNSYNSSNSYNTTYRGSFGSSNMIPISTDSRSVAVIDAETGESIYEKDADIARPMASISKVMTAMVVLDAGLDMREELTLDPEDFVGPKRASSNLKSGDRLNRAEMLLMALMKSENPAAKSLARNYPGGYTAFIRAMNRKAQDLGMTTAFFGDPTGLDKRNVASSNDLVKMVRAAGNYDVIRRFSTTKSYDFYVSNYSSGNRTYKANNTSSLVRAGDYPIGISKTGFINEAGRCVVMETRVNNRPAIIVILGANSSATRWGDAKNILNSLATRRTV; encoded by the coding sequence ATGAAGCAACTACCATTAACCAAACAGCAATTAATCGCTGCTATGATTTCGTTGAGTTTGGGCAGTGTTGCACAAGCGGCACTTACTATTAATGGTAGCGCTGACACTAGCTCTAGTGCTCGCATGAGTTGGGGCGGTGCCGATAGTTTGTCTGAAGCACGCAATATTATGTACAAATCTAAAGGCTCAGCTATCAAGAAAGTTGATAGTGGCAATGGTACGACCAGTATCACCAACGCCAATAGCTTCGGTAGTAGTAATAACAGTTACAATAGCAGTAATAGCTACAATACAACGTATCGTGGCTCATTTGGTAGCAGTAACATGATACCGATCAGCACTGATTCGCGTAGTGTTGCGGTCATCGATGCTGAAACGGGCGAATCTATTTATGAAAAAGATGCTGACATTGCACGTCCAATGGCCAGTATCTCTAAAGTGATGACGGCCATGGTCGTATTGGATGCTGGTCTCGATATGCGTGAAGAGCTCACACTCGATCCAGAAGATTTCGTCGGCCCTAAGCGAGCCAGCTCTAACCTTAAATCAGGCGATCGTTTAAATCGTGCTGAGATGTTGCTCATGGCATTGATGAAATCAGAAAATCCAGCAGCAAAGAGTTTAGCGCGTAATTATCCAGGTGGCTATACTGCCTTTATACGTGCCATGAATCGCAAAGCTCAAGATCTGGGTATGACCACTGCTTTCTTTGGTGATCCAACAGGTCTTGATAAGCGCAACGTCGCTTCATCAAACGACTTGGTTAAAATGGTTCGCGCGGCGGGTAACTATGACGTGATTCGTCGTTTCTCGACCACCAAGAGTTATGACTTTTATGTGTCTAACTACTCAAGTGGTAACCGTACTTATAAAGCCAATAACACCAGTAGCTTGGTTCGTGCCGGTGATTATCCAATTGGTATCTCAAAAACAGGTTTCATCAATGAAGCTGGTCGTTGTGTAGTAATGGAAACGCGTGTGAATAACCGTCCAGCAATTATCGTCATCTTAGGAGCGAACAGCTCAGCCACACGTTGGGGTGATGCCAAAAATATTCTGAACAGTCTAGCGACACGCCGCACGGTATAA
- a CDS encoding sigma 54-interacting transcriptional regulator codes for MTTTALVVDDEVDLCRLMQITLTKMGIKSDVAYTLSQARSYWQDNDYDFCLTDLKLPDGSGLELVKEISNSSSTPIAVITAHGSMDLAIEALKLGAFDFVNKPLELPRLRQLVENALKVIHQDNEAKATAECSPEQRLLDSRLIGDSAVMHPLKNTILKLARSQAPVFLSGASGTGKEVVARLIHDLSPRRDGSFVPVNCGAIPSELMESEFFGHKKGSFTGAVADKQGLFQQANGGTLFLDEVADLPLAMQVKLLRAIQEKTVRAIGDTKEVPVDIRILSATHKNLNQLVQDGAFRQDLYYRINVIELKLPTLNARRDDIPVLAKHFLALIADEWQLENPPILTVEACERLQDHNFAGNVRELRNVLERAVTLAETPHIDISHLGLPDIDITHHRAVSQDQKSEPAVVNNTQYSERQTNNQMVAQSIENREKVIQSMDETIAPQVKQLTTNLHPYRTNAQHYPSMIQRSESHHAESPNHTAHHNNEESVTHRSILQGSDEKAILSKLKDGQLPSQGLEHYLQEQEKQLIITALKQTAWNKTQAAELLGTTFRSLRYRMKKLEIAEDQFEP; via the coding sequence ATGACAACAACCGCGCTAGTCGTTGATGACGAAGTGGATCTGTGCCGATTGATGCAAATTACTTTGACCAAAATGGGCATTAAAAGTGATGTAGCATATACTCTGTCACAAGCAAGATCATACTGGCAAGACAATGATTACGATTTTTGTTTGACCGATTTAAAGCTGCCTGATGGGTCAGGACTAGAGTTGGTAAAAGAAATTAGCAATAGCTCTAGTACGCCCATTGCCGTGATTACTGCTCACGGCAGTATGGATCTCGCCATTGAAGCATTGAAGCTTGGTGCTTTCGACTTTGTAAATAAACCTCTTGAGTTACCACGCCTACGTCAACTGGTGGAAAATGCTTTAAAAGTTATTCATCAAGACAATGAAGCAAAAGCCACAGCCGAATGCTCACCTGAACAAAGACTGCTGGACAGTAGACTCATTGGTGATTCTGCGGTGATGCACCCACTGAAAAATACTATTTTAAAATTGGCACGCTCACAAGCACCTGTATTTTTGTCAGGCGCTTCGGGTACTGGTAAAGAAGTGGTTGCCCGATTGATTCATGATTTAAGCCCACGCCGTGATGGTAGCTTTGTACCAGTAAACTGTGGAGCAATACCATCAGAGCTAATGGAGTCAGAGTTCTTTGGTCATAAAAAAGGCAGCTTTACGGGAGCTGTCGCTGACAAACAAGGGCTGTTTCAGCAAGCCAATGGCGGCACGTTATTTTTAGACGAAGTGGCTGATTTGCCTTTAGCCATGCAGGTAAAACTACTGCGCGCCATTCAAGAAAAAACGGTGAGAGCCATTGGTGATACCAAAGAGGTTCCCGTAGATATTCGTATCTTGTCCGCCACCCACAAAAATCTAAACCAATTGGTACAAGACGGTGCGTTTCGACAAGATTTGTACTACCGTATCAATGTGATTGAGTTAAAACTGCCGACACTCAATGCACGTCGTGATGATATCCCTGTATTAGCCAAGCACTTTTTAGCATTAATTGCTGATGAATGGCAGTTAGAGAACCCACCGATACTCACTGTTGAGGCATGCGAACGTTTGCAAGATCATAACTTTGCGGGCAACGTTCGTGAACTGCGTAACGTCCTTGAACGTGCAGTAACCCTAGCAGAGACACCGCACATTGACATCAGCCACTTGGGTTTGCCTGATATTGATATAACCCATCACCGCGCAGTCTCTCAAGATCAGAAGAGTGAGCCTGCGGTTGTCAATAACACTCAATATTCTGAGCGTCAAACAAACAACCAAATGGTCGCTCAATCGATAGAAAATAGAGAAAAAGTCATTCAATCTATGGATGAGACAATAGCGCCACAGGTCAAGCAATTGACGACCAACTTGCATCCTTATCGTACTAACGCTCAGCACTACCCTTCTATGATACAGCGTTCAGAAAGTCATCATGCAGAAAGCCCAAACCATACGGCCCATCATAATAATGAAGAATCTGTCACCCATCGATCTATTCTGCAAGGAAGTGATGAAAAAGCAATTCTAAGCAAATTAAAGGATGGTCAGTTACCATCTCAAGGGTTAGAACACTACCTACAAGAACAAGAAAAACAGTTGATTATTACCGCGCTAAAACAAACGGCTTGGAATAAAACGCAAGCAGCTGAACTACTAGGCACCACTTTTCGCTCTTTACGCTATCGCATGAAAAAACTAGAGATAGCTGAGGATCAATTCGAGCCATAG
- a CDS encoding response regulator, whose translation MIKVLVVDDHDLVRMGISRMLSDSIDIEVIGEADSGDMAIKLAKQLRPDVVLLDVNMPNIGGLEATKRLIQLDMGIKILAVSSMSAQPYPSMLIKAGVNGYITKGTPLDEMIRAVKKIYQGGRYFSQDVAEQLADVLLSDNANSPFDLLSDREKQVAMMVVNCQSPQQIADQLFVSVKTINTYRYRIYEKVGVDSDVKLTHLAIRHGLIQP comes from the coding sequence ATGATTAAAGTACTGGTAGTAGATGATCATGATTTGGTGAGAATGGGTATTAGCCGCATGTTGTCAGATAGTATCGATATCGAAGTAATCGGCGAAGCGGACAGCGGTGACATGGCCATCAAATTGGCCAAACAATTGCGCCCTGATGTGGTTTTGCTTGATGTCAATATGCCTAATATTGGTGGGCTTGAAGCAACCAAACGCTTAATTCAGCTGGATATGGGTATCAAAATATTGGCCGTCAGCAGTATGTCAGCGCAGCCGTATCCTTCGATGCTTATCAAAGCGGGGGTCAATGGCTATATTACGAAGGGCACGCCGCTCGATGAGATGATTCGCGCTGTCAAAAAAATCTATCAAGGTGGTCGTTATTTTAGCCAAGATGTCGCTGAGCAACTGGCTGATGTTTTGCTGTCAGATAATGCCAACTCACCTTTTGACTTACTGAGTGATCGCGAAAAACAGGTGGCAATGATGGTAGTTAACTGTCAAAGCCCGCAGCAAATCGCTGACCAACTATTTGTGAGTGTCAAAACCATCAACACTTACCGCTATCGTATTTATGAAAAAGTTGGGGTTGATAGCGATGTGAAGTTAACACATCTGGCCATTCGTCATGGTCTAATTCAGCCATAA